In Fusarium oxysporum Fo47 chromosome IX, complete sequence, the following proteins share a genomic window:
- a CDS encoding glycosyl hydrolase, whose translation MYSTNHDLAGNPSSCEWGNMSWGHLVSRDLLTWTPAPVSPVLVPDQIYDSEGVFTGCWVPATNANDRTLRVAYSSVKYLPFHWSTPPYPRHAAGLALATSRDGGITWEKSPRNPILPGEPDSLNITGFRDPYMTAPLSIHHSDPAKLYGLISGGIQDLGPTTFLYEISQENVEDWKYLNPLVDVPLRYQPSDTWSGNYGINWECTNLVTLCAGDVSRHFLIIGAEGDVEKEHVKKDNGPPGVPSRTVRTQLWMSGHLTTNDEGIIKFRYEHGGFLDSGPYYAANSFWDPIGNRRIVHGWIPEEDITADAAKAKGWNGSLAILREVFLLRIPNVKGSCRSELSEIYPFECLAEPDGSTTVLTLGVRPIREMARLRETSARITELESTVMLPGPDAAASPTIARTQSPSWELEAEIAVHPGCQSVGFHLRHSKDLSIRTTLTFCIAKETILIERKASNDDQTINKCPDAGPFTLLALTRPDAGDAVIWEKLRIRIFSDGDILEIFANDRFALATMVYSENYGPDMGGITAFATGEINSASFETVKVWDGLDVKYIVRET comes from the exons CTACCAAT CATGATCTGGCAGGCAACCCATCGAGCTGCGAATGGGGTAACATGTCCTGGGGCCATCTGGTGTCTAGGGATTTATTGACATGGACACCAGCTCCGGTTTCACCAGTTCTTGTCCCAGACCAGATCTATGACTCTGAAGGCGTCTTCACTGGGTGCTGGGTTCCTGCCACTAACGCCAACGACAGGACACTGAGGGTTGCTTATTCCTCTGTGAAGTATCTGCCATTTCACTGGAGCACCCCACCATACCCACGTCATGCAGCCGGTTTAGCACTGGCAACCTCCCGCGATGGAGGTATCACTTGGGAAAAGTCTCCTCGCAATCCAATATTGCCTGGTGAGCCAGACAGCTTGAACATCACTGGCTTCCGCGACCCTTACATGACGGCTCCGCTGTCCATCCACCACAGTGACCCGGCAAAGCTTTACGGGCTGATCAGTGGTGGGATTCAGGATCTAGGTCCTACAACCTTTCTCTATGAGATATCACAAGAAAATGTTGAGGATTGGAAGTATCTCAATCCTCTTGTGGATGTTCCGCTCCGATATCAACCGTCAGATACGTGGAGTGGCAACTACGGCATCAACTGGGAGTGCACCAATTTGGTGACGCTTTGCGCAGGTGATGTTTCACGCCACTTCCTTATCATCGGAGCTGAAGGTGATGTTGAAAAGGAGCACGTGAAGAAGGACAATGGACCCCCGGGAGTTCCTTCACGTACCGTAAGGACCCAGCTGTGGATGTCAGGTCATCTCACCACGAATGATGAGGGCATCATTAAATTTCGATACGAACACGGTGGCTTTCTCGATAGTGGACCGTATTACGCCGCGAACTCGTTCTGGGATCCCATCGGCAACCGCCGCATTGTGCACGGCTGGATCCCAGAAGAAGACATCACCGCCGACGCTGCTAAAGCAAAGGGTTGGAATGGCTCTCTCGCAATTCTACGGGAGGTTTTCCTCCTTCGGATACCCAATGTCAAAGGGAGTTGCCGCAGCGAACTCTCCGAAATatatccctttgagtgcctAGCGGAACCGGACGGTTCTACTACCGTTTTGACTCTAGGTGTAAGGCCTATCAGAGAGATGGCGAGACTCAGGGAGACTAGTGCCAGGATAACAGAGCTGGAATCTACTGTCATGCTGCCTGGGCCAGATGCTGCAGCTTCCCCAACAATTGCTCGCACACAGTCACCAAGCtgggagctggaggcggAAATTGCCGTCCATCCCGGATGCCAATCCGTTGGTTTCCATCTTCGTCACAGTAAAGATCTTTCGATTCGTACGACCCTTACATTCTGTATCGCTAAAGAGACCATTCTCATTGAACGGAAAGCTTCCAATGACGATCAAACAATTAATAAATGCCCAGATGCCGGACCCTTTACGCTACTGGCGCTGACGCGGCCGGATGCGGGGGATGCAGTGATATGGGAGAAGCTTAGAATTCGCATCTTCTCAGACGGGGATATTCTCGAAATCTTCGCCAACGACCGCTTCGCGTTGGCCACTATGGTGTATTCCGAAAACTACGGCCCAGACATGGGTGGAATCACTGCGTTCGCTACCGGAGAGATCAACAGTGCTTCATTTGAAACCGTAAAGGTTTGGGATGGCTTAGATGTCAAATACATTGTGAGAGAAACCTGA